CAAAGAATATCGACAGACCAATCGTCTGTTTAAAGCTGGACGCAATCCTTAAGGCAGCCGCAACAGGAAGTGTCATCAGCGCTGAAACAAGCAAAATTCCAACCACCTGCATTGATGAAGCAATAACCAGTGCCACCATAACGATAAACATTAAGTGGATCCAGCGGCCGTTCACTCCTGAGATGGCAGCATGTTCTTCATCAAAAGAAAGGATAAAAAGCTCTTTGTAAAACATGATAACAATAGCAACAACTGCAAGTGTAATAAACACTACCGTCCACATACTTGACCGGCTTACGGCGGTTACACTTCCAAACAGATAGCTGAATAAGTCTGTATTAAAACCCTCAGCCAGGGAAATTAAGATCACTCCTACCCCAATACCTCCAGATAAAATGATAGGGATCGCAAGCTCTTCATAATGCTTATATACTTTCCTCAGTTTTTCAATTAGAATGGCCCCGCCCACAGAGAACACCATTCCCATGTAAACTGGGTTAAGCTCGTTGATACTAGACACCCTTTTCTCTAATAACAGGCTGGCCGCTATTCCGGTCAGGGTGATGTGTGAAAGGGCATCTGCGATTAGCGAGAGACGCCTGACTACTATAAATACGCCCAGCAATGGTGCTACGATTCCGATTAATAAGCCGGTCACTGCGGCATTTTGTAAGAATTCATATTCCAGAAAGCCGCTGATCATGAATGACTCACCTCATGATTGTGGGTGAGCTGCTGAACCGAATGACCATAGAGACGGTTAAGGTCTTCCTCATCAAACTCTTTATATTCCTCCGAGGCTCCATGGAAGTGGATTGTCTTGTTCATACAAACCACGTGCGTTGCATGCTCTGTAATCGTCCCGATATCATGGGTGATCATCAGCAGCGAGATGCCTTTTTCTTTATTTAATTTTCCAAGCAGATTGTAAAATGCCGTCACATGCTCAGCATCGACACCCACAGTTGGTTCATCAAGAATTAATAGTGCAGGGTCGCTGACTAAAGCTCTAGCAATAAAAACCCGCTGCTGCTGACCACCGGATAATTCTCCGATACTTACATCTGCATAGTCTTCCATCTCAACTGTCCGCAGAGCTTCCATTGCTTTTTGCTTATGATTCTTATTAAAAAAGCGAAAAGCACCTATCCTTGAAACCAATCCTGTTTTAACCACCTCAATTACGGTTGCAGGGAACCCGGAATTAAAACTGTTGGCTTTCTGCGAGACAAACCCAATCTCCTGCCACTGATTGAACTGCTTTAGGGGCTGGCCGAACAACTTTACGGATCCTCTGTCTGCTTTTTGAAGCCCCAGCATCAGTTTGATCAAAGTGGATTTGCCTGAACCATTCGGTCCAACCAACCCTAGAAATTGGCCTTGTTCAATAGAAAGATTGACATCCTTAACGACCCATTCCCTGTCGTATTTAAAAGACACCTGGTTCATTTCTATAATTTTATTAGCATTCATAGATAATCCCTCTCAAAATAATAATCATTACGAATTAAATTATAATACGTTCATATATTGAAGTAAATGGCAGTGAATTTTTAATTGACAAAAACTATTTTTAAGGCAGAATAGTGAATGGTAAATGTAATAGTTACGATTTACACTTTAAAGGAGGACAACCATTGGATCAAGTAAATCAACCTTCCAATAAGTGGGGATATCTATTACTTTTTTTATTTTTTGCGGCTTTTATCTATGGAGACCTTTTCCCTACTTCCGTCATTGCATCAATCGCCCCTTCCCTGCTGGATGTAAACACAATCTTTCTAAGCATCGTGCTTGAGGCCATCCCCTTTATCCTGCTCGTTGTGTTTTATAATTTACTAGACAACAAGAAAAAAGAGTGACTTTCTTTTATAAATCAAAGAAAATCACTCTTTTTAGATTGGCCTCTGTTGATTCCACGATGAGCGTTCGGTGGTGACGCCTGCGGGACCAGCGCGAGTCGAAGATCCACTTGGTCAAGTGATCTTCTTGACCAAGTTAGCTGAGGCCGTGCCCGCGGCAAGCATCCACCGAGAAGCGGTTCGGAACAACAAACTTTAACAGCTCTTTTAGAGAAAGGACTTTTTCAGTGAACTCACTGGTGTGAAGGGTTTTTATAAATATTTACTGTATCTTTTCTCAAGGCGGTCCTGTAAAAAGGAAAAAACCATAGTTAACGGCCAGTAGACAAGAGCCGCTAATACATACATCGTCATTGAATCATTAGTCCGCCCTGCAACAATTTGAGCTTGATTTAATATTTCAGGTACTGAAATCATAGCCGCCAGGGAAGTGGCTTTTAATAAATCTAAGAATACGTTGCTAAGCGGCGGAATCGCAATCCTGGTAGCCTGTGGAACGATGATTCTTCTCATCGTCTGCCAATAGGAGAGTCCTAAAGCCCTGGCTGATTCCCACTGGCCTTTAGCAACACTTCCTAGGGATGATCTGTTGATTTCAGCAATATAGGCTGCACTGTTTGTCCCAAAACCAATTATGGCAGACATCACTGCAGACAGTGTGATACCCAGAATAGGCAGCCCAAAGTAAAGAACAAATAAATATACTAAAACAGGAGTTCCCCGCATAAAAGAAATATAAAGCCGGGCCGGCCACCGCAGCAGCCGGTTACCCGAGCTTCTTGCCAGAGCAAGGAAAAATCCGAGGATTAGTCCAATTCCCATACCTATGACCGCAACTAGTAAAGTGTACGGGACCCCTTCTAAAATAAAGGGCAGATTCTCCCAAGCCCGCTCGGGAACAAAGAACTTTTCTAAGTTGATTTCTCGAACGTCAACTGAAAACATAAGAACTCCTCACCTTACAGATCCAGTCCTTCAATCTCTTTCACTTCTTCTTCCGGCTCCACAGAAGCATCTTTACCGCCAAAGAATTCTTTAGACAGTTCAGTCAATGTTCCGTCTTTACGCATTTTCTGAAGAGTTTCATCGATCTTAGTTTTCAGCTCTTCTTCACCATTTGGCATGACAATAGCAGATTCGGTTGGATGGAATTTAAGATCTGGATGAAGAGTTACATCTATATCAGGCAGAGCTTTTAAAGCAAGTGTCTGTAAATAGTAATCATTAATAATTAAATCAGTATTACCGTTTTCAACATCTCTCAAATACACATCATTCGCAACATTGCCGTAAGAGACAATTTCCGCACCGTAATGCTCAGCAATTTGAGCAAATACAGTAGTTGCTCCCCCACCGTGTCTCTTTCCTTCTATATCTTCAAGCGTTTCAATTCCAGATAAATCGTCTTCTCGGACAATCATAGTAGAATAGGAATATTTGTAAGGCTCACTAAAGTTAAAGCTTTCCTTCCGGCTTTCCGTGATCTCCATATCGTTAATGACCATATCTACGCGGCCGCTTTCAATGGCAGACAGCAAGCCATCTACTCCGTATTCTTCAAAAGATAGTTCTAAATCGAGACGATTGGCAATTTCTTTCATAACTTCAACATCATACCCTGTTAATTCATTGGATCCTTCAGGGTAAAAAGAAGCAGGGTACAAGGTTCCGGATGTACCTACAACAAGCTTACCATCTTCCTTAATTTCATCCCATTTTGAAGATGAAGACTCACTGCTCTCATTGGATTCTTCGCTTCCTTCTGTACCACAAGCGATAAGTACAACTGAGAATAAGAGGATAAGTATAGTTAAAATACCTTTTCGCATTATATTTCACCTTCCTGTAAAAATTTCATACCTATACAATATTGCAACATGTTGACGGGAATATCAACCTCTCTGCTCTCTTTACTTTTAATGGATATTTCGTAATCCTATATTGCACTATCCCTTAGTTATGCTATGATAATAATTAATATAAAATTAAAATCATTTTAATCTGTTCACCTTATGTTTTGAATACTTATAAAAAGGGGCTGATTTAATGTCCATTCTGTCTTCTGCCTTGCGTAAATCAATGTTATCCCGGCCGTCCCCTGCTTTCTTGGCAAAAGTAAAACCGCACGTTGAACTAATCGCAGCCTTAACGAGCGGGGCTCTTCTTTTATTTGCATGGATCGCTTCCGAACCGTCTTCAGCGAGCTTCACAGCCCTGCACATTCTGGCCTTTGTAATAGGCGGATATGCGAAAGCAAAAGAAGGCATTATGGAAACGCTCCAGGAAAAAGAAATGAATGTTGAACTGCTGATGATTTTAGCAGCCATCGGCAGTGCTTCGATCGGCTATTGGACAGAAGGGGCTATTCTCATCTTTATCTTCGCGCTCAGCGGGGCACTTGAAACCTATACATTGAATAAAAGCAACCGGGAAATCTCGGCATTAATGGACATACAGCCTGATGAAGCTTTAAAAGTAACCGAAACGGGGTATCAGCTGGTCCCTGCCGAGGATTTAAATATCGGCGATCGTATCCTTGTTAAAGCCGGAGAAAGGCTCCCAGCAGACGGAGTGATTGTAAAAGGAAGCACTTCAATTGATGAGAGTGCCATCACAGGAGAGTCACTGCCCGTTTATAAGGAAAAACAAACCGAAGTCTTTGCAGGCACCGTGAATTTAACCGGAAGCATCACTTGCGAAATTACAAAACGAGCAGAAGATACTCTTTTTCAGCGGATTATTCATATGGTCCAGCAGGCTCAAAGTGAGAAGTCTCCCTCCCAGCTGTTTATCGAACGATTTGAAAATATATATGTAAAAGCCGTCCTTATTACAGTGGCCATAATGCTTTTTCTTCCTCATTATCTTTTCGGATGGTCCTGGACAGATACGATTTACCGGGCAATGATACTGCTTGTGGTCGCATCCCCATGTGCTTTAGTGGCATCCATTATGCCGGCAACTTTATCTGCTATTTCTAAAAGCGCGCGCCAGGGACTGCTTTTTAAAGGCGGCGTTCACGTAGAGAACTTATCCCATATAGAAGCCATCGCTTTTGATAAGACAGGAACACTTACTAACGGAAATCCGAAAGTCACGGACATTGTGCTTAAGGATGAATCTTTAAAAGAAGAAATTTTCGCTGTCACTATGGCTATTGAACAAGAATCCAATCATCCTCTGGCGAAAGCCATAGTTTATGCCCTTTCTCAATATGAGCTCTCTCTCCCTTCTATGGACCATGTCGAGAATGTCAGCGGCCAGGGAGTAGAAGCGCAATATAAAGGTGAAACCTGGAAAGTAGGAAATGCAGAATTCGCAGGTAAAGAGGAAGCACTTTCTTTCAAATATGGTTTAGCCGAACACTTGGCTTCTGAAGGAAAAACGATTGTTTTCATTTCAAAAAATAATGAAATACTGGCTTTATTTGCTCTTAAAGATACGGTTCGAAAAGAAGCCAAACAAGCAATTGAAAGCTTAAAAAAGCAAGGAATTTATACAGTCATGCTAACGGGGGATAACCCTATTACAGCTGAAGCCATTGCCAAAGAAGCAGGTGTTCAAAGTTATATCGCTGAGTGCATGCCTGAAGACAAAGTCCGTGAACTTAAGGTATTGAAGCAGCACTTCAGACACGTCGCTATGATCGGAGACGGTATTAACGACGCGCCGGCATTAGCCTCAGCAAACCTGGGAATTGCTATGGGAGAAGGAACAGACGTGGCATTAGAAACAGCCGACTTAGTGTTAATGAAAAATAACCTGAACCGGCTGGAGGAAGCCATTCACCTTTCCAAAAGAATGAATCGAGTTATTAAACAAAATGTTATTTTTTCGATTTCAGTCATTACATTATTAATCGCCAGTAACTTTTTACAGTTACTTGATTTGCCTTTAGGCGTCATCGGCCATGAAGGCAGTACGATCCTCGTTATATTAAACGGGTTGAGGTTATTAAAATAAGAGTCTGCTTTATAAGCAGTCTCAGCTTGTAGAGTAACCCCCAGGTTTCCCGCAGGAGCAAAACTCCCTCCCTTTTTCGCGGACGAACGCCCGAGACTCCTCGCGAAACCCATGCTCGGGGTCTCGGATCGCCCGTTTTTTAAGCAGGAGTGTCGGGATATTCGTACCTGCTAAATGTCACGACACTAAAAAAAGACTATCCTTTACCTAGCTGACCCTAGCCAGGTGAAGGATAGTCTTTTTAACTTCCTCGCAAACGCTCTTTTAACAGTCACTATATTGTTCATCACTGGTGATGAACTTGGCTTTTATGGACCAAGGCATTAATTTCGCCGCCCAGCAAAATAATTACCCCGGAAATATAAAACCAGATCATAAGGACGATCACCCCTCCAAGGCTTCCATAAGTAGCAGAATAATTGCTTAAATTAGCTACATAGAAAGAAAACAGCAACGAAACCAGCTGCCACCCTAAAGTTGCGAATAATGCCCCGTAAAAAACCTCTTTCACCTTTAAATGCTGATCAGGCGCCATAAAATACAAGAAGGAAAGTACAACAAAGAAGATAAAGGAAGAGATTACCCATCTTAATGTATCCCATAACTCCCTGAACCCATCAGACAATCCAAAAATAGATGCAACAAAAATACCTATAGCGTTTCCAAGGACAGGAAGCAAAAAGGCAACCGCAATCACGAGCACCATGGAAACTGTCAGAAGCAGTGCCACAAGCCTAGTGACTATAAAAGATCTTCTCTCACGTACTTCATAAGCGCGGTTAAATGAGCGAATAAGAGCCGTTACCCCGTTAGACGCCGCCCAAAGGGTACCAAGGATACCTATTGAGAGAAGCCCGCTGTTTCGTTCACCTAAGAGAGTCATGACATTTTCAGAAATCAATTCATAAGTACTAGGGGGGGCATAAGTGCTGATAATGACAAGCACCCTTTGTTCATCTATATTTACATAGCCAAGCAAGGTTATTAAAACAATCAAAAGCGGAAATAGAGACAGCAGGAAAAAATATGAAAGCTGAGCTGCCATTCCTGGCACTTCGTGTTTACCAATTTTGCTAAGCAGCTCCTGAATAAAACGCATATCCCCCGTCTCCTTCCAATGATGTCGTTACGAAGCTTCTTTAGAATTATCTGCTGATCCTAACTGATTATTCACAGCTTCATCTACCTCGCCTATTTTATTTAATGCAGCTTCGATCTTGTTTAGAAGTTCAATAGCTTGGTCAATTCCATTGTTTAACCTTTCGGAGAATGACTCGTAATTGGTTCGTAAAGTATGAATCGCTTCAGAAGGATGCTGAGCAGCATTTCTGCAGGAGCATGCCGCCGTTTTCGATTTTCCTATTACATACTGTCGGGTTTCTTTATCCAGCATCATAATGGCACCTCCTAATAATGCGCCTGCTGCCATCCCTTTTATTAACTTGTTATTATCCATCATTATTTTTCCTCCTTCAATTGGTTTTGTTCTTTTATTTCTTTTAGTAAACCCTTACAGCCCTCAGTTACTAAATCATATACATAATCAAAATTACCTGTAAAATAAGGGTCAGGAACGTCATTTGATTCTTCACCTTCTACATAATCCATAAACAACCTGACTTTGACATCATTTTTTTCACGTATCGCCCGTAAATCCTCCATATTCTGAGTATCCATGGCAATAATGTAATCAAAACGATCCCAATCGCTGTCTTGTACCTGACGAGCTGAAATTCCTTCATAAGTAATCTTATTTTGATCTAAAATATTTTTAGTCCCCTCATGAGGCTGCTTTCCAATGTGCCAATGGCCTATTCCTGCCGAGTCTACAATAACTTCTTTTGAGAGCTCTTCTTTTTCAAGAAGATTTTTCAATATAGCTTCTGCCATCGGTGACCGGCAAATATTGCCAAGGCAAACAAATAAAACTTTTATCATTTATTAGCGTCCCCCATCATCTCCATTTTCATTTAATTATATCATGAAAAGCTTCTAACTCCCCTTTAAAGAGCGCAATCACTATACTTCTTCTTATCCCTAACTTGCAGTTATTAAACCCTCCTCATTGATTACCTATTCATAAATAAACTTGACTTTTACGTTAAATTTTCGGAATATTTTATATATAGACATTTTTTCACATTTAATAAAGGGGGGGAGTCGAATGGGCCATTTAGGTGCTATTCACAATTTTTTATCACAAGCAAGTGCATTTGTTTGGGGTCCTGTATTATTGATTTTAATCGTTGGTACAGGTATTTATTTAACCCTGAGGTTAGGGTTTTTACAATTTAAAACTTTACCTTATGCACTAAAACTCGTTTTTAAACCAGGCAAGACTCAAAAGAAAGAAGAAGGGGATATTTCCCACTATGAAGCTCTGACCACAGCTCTAGCCGCTACAATAGGAACAGGGAATATTGCCGGTGTTGCTACCGCAGTTATTCTTGGGGGACCTGGAGCAGTGTTCTGGATGTGGATTACCGCTATATTTGGAATGGCTACTAAATACGCAGAAGCCATTTTAGCTGTTAAATACCGTGTTACTGATAGAAACGGTAAAATGTCGGGCGGTCCTATGTATTACTTAGAAAGAGGATTGAAACAAAAATGGCTCGGAGTACTTTTTGCCATCTTTGGAGCAGTGGCTGCTTTTGGAATTGGAAATATGGTGCAGTCAAATACTGTTTCCGACGTAGTAGAATCCACTTTTAACATCAACCCTTGGATTACAGGTATTCTTCTGACGGTATTTGCTGCACTTGTACTTATCGGTGGAATTAAAGGAATTGGTCGTGTTACAGCGTTTTTCGTCCCAATCATGGCTCTCTTTTATATAATAGGTGCACTTATTATTATTTTCTTAAATTTAGATGCTGTGCCGGGAGCATTCGGCGTGATTTTTAATGACGCCTTTACCGGAAGTGCTGTTGGAGGCGGTATTTTAGGTACTGTTATCCGTTTCGGTGTGGCACGCGGGGTATTCTCCAACGAAGCAGGTCTTGGTTCTGCACCGATCGCTGCTGCTGCGGCGCGTACGGATTACCCTGGACGTCAGGCCTTGGTTTCTATGACTCAGGTGTTCATCGATACGATTATCGTATGTTCCATGACTGGTATCACGATTGTAATGGCTGGTCAGTACGCCAATGAAGAGGTAAATGGTGCAGACCTAACGACAACTTCCTTCCAATATTTCTTAGGTGATATCGGAATGTACATTGTTACAATTGGAGTTATTTTCTTTGCCTTTTCAACCATTGTGGGCTGGTCCTATTATGGAGAAAAATGTTTCGGTTATTTGACAGGCGACCGCGGAATTACGCTATATAAGTCTCTGTTCGTTATTTTTGTTCTAGTGGGAGCTGTGGCTCAGCTGGATACTGTATGGCTGTTTGCCGACGTAATGAATGGTCTGATGGCTGTTCCTAACTTGATCGGACTTCTTCTCCTTTCTGGTGTAGTTGCATCTGAAACAAATAAATTCCTAAATGTGGCCAGACAGGAACGACTAGAAGAGAAACGAGCTAGATCCACCAGCTAAATGGTATGCCCTCTCGCGGGGGTTAAAAACAAAATGATTCTATACAAGCTAAAATCCCCTTAAAGCCTTTGAGCTTAAAGGGGATTTTTGTTATTCGGTTTCCCTAACTTCTCTATTACTGTTCTTTTTCAGTAAATAAAGACCACTTCCTATTAGGATGGCGGATACAAGCACCACCTGGAAATAGCGCTGGTAGTAATACCAAATATCGATATGAAAGACCCTCCGCAGATCATCCGCTAATAAAGGAA
This window of the Halobacillus sp. Marseille-Q1614 genome carries:
- a CDS encoding low molecular weight protein-tyrosine-phosphatase; its protein translation is MIKVLFVCLGNICRSPMAEAILKNLLEKEELSKEVIVDSAGIGHWHIGKQPHEGTKNILDQNKITYEGISARQVQDSDWDRFDYIIAMDTQNMEDLRAIREKNDVKVRLFMDYVEGEESNDVPDPYFTGNFDYVYDLVTEGCKGLLKEIKEQNQLKEEK
- a CDS encoding YihY/virulence factor BrkB family protein, encoding MRFIQELLSKIGKHEVPGMAAQLSYFFLLSLFPLLIVLITLLGYVNIDEQRVLVIISTYAPPSTYELISENVMTLLGERNSGLLSIGILGTLWAASNGVTALIRSFNRAYEVRERRSFIVTRLVALLLTVSMVLVIAVAFLLPVLGNAIGIFVASIFGLSDGFRELWDTLRWVISSFIFFVVLSFLYFMAPDQHLKVKEVFYGALFATLGWQLVSLLFSFYVANLSNYSATYGSLGGVIVLMIWFYISGVIILLGGEINALVHKSQVHHQ
- a CDS encoding transporter substrate-binding domain-containing protein — its product is MRKGILTILILLFSVVLIACGTEGSEESNESSESSSSKWDEIKEDGKLVVGTSGTLYPASFYPEGSNELTGYDVEVMKEIANRLDLELSFEEYGVDGLLSAIESGRVDMVINDMEITESRKESFNFSEPYKYSYSTMIVREDDLSGIETLEDIEGKRHGGGATTVFAQIAEHYGAEIVSYGNVANDVYLRDVENGNTDLIINDYYLQTLALKALPDIDVTLHPDLKFHPTESAIVMPNGEEELKTKIDETLQKMRKDGTLTELSKEFFGGKDASVEPEEEVKEIEGLDL
- a CDS encoding YtxH domain-containing protein, giving the protein MMDNNKLIKGMAAGALLGGAIMMLDKETRQYVIGKSKTAACSCRNAAQHPSEAIHTLRTNYESFSERLNNGIDQAIELLNKIEAALNKIGEVDEAVNNQLGSADNSKEAS
- a CDS encoding heavy metal translocating P-type ATPase produces the protein MSILSSALRKSMLSRPSPAFLAKVKPHVELIAALTSGALLLFAWIASEPSSASFTALHILAFVIGGYAKAKEGIMETLQEKEMNVELLMILAAIGSASIGYWTEGAILIFIFALSGALETYTLNKSNREISALMDIQPDEALKVTETGYQLVPAEDLNIGDRILVKAGERLPADGVIVKGSTSIDESAITGESLPVYKEKQTEVFAGTVNLTGSITCEITKRAEDTLFQRIIHMVQQAQSEKSPSQLFIERFENIYVKAVLITVAIMLFLPHYLFGWSWTDTIYRAMILLVVASPCALVASIMPATLSAISKSARQGLLFKGGVHVENLSHIEAIAFDKTGTLTNGNPKVTDIVLKDESLKEEIFAVTMAIEQESNHPLAKAIVYALSQYELSLPSMDHVENVSGQGVEAQYKGETWKVGNAEFAGKEEALSFKYGLAEHLASEGKTIVFISKNNEILALFALKDTVRKEAKQAIESLKKQGIYTVMLTGDNPITAEAIAKEAGVQSYIAECMPEDKVRELKVLKQHFRHVAMIGDGINDAPALASANLGIAMGEGTDVALETADLVLMKNNLNRLEEAIHLSKRMNRVIKQNVIFSISVITLLIASNFLQLLDLPLGVIGHEGSTILVILNGLRLLK
- a CDS encoding sodium:alanine symporter family protein; amino-acid sequence: MGHLGAIHNFLSQASAFVWGPVLLILIVGTGIYLTLRLGFLQFKTLPYALKLVFKPGKTQKKEEGDISHYEALTTALAATIGTGNIAGVATAVILGGPGAVFWMWITAIFGMATKYAEAILAVKYRVTDRNGKMSGGPMYYLERGLKQKWLGVLFAIFGAVAAFGIGNMVQSNTVSDVVESTFNINPWITGILLTVFAALVLIGGIKGIGRVTAFFVPIMALFYIIGALIIIFLNLDAVPGAFGVIFNDAFTGSAVGGGILGTVIRFGVARGVFSNEAGLGSAPIAAAAARTDYPGRQALVSMTQVFIDTIIVCSMTGITIVMAGQYANEEVNGADLTTTSFQYFLGDIGMYIVTIGVIFFAFSTIVGWSYYGEKCFGYLTGDRGITLYKSLFVIFVLVGAVAQLDTVWLFADVMNGLMAVPNLIGLLLLSGVVASETNKFLNVARQERLEEKRARSTS
- a CDS encoding metal ABC transporter ATP-binding protein, with the translated sequence MNANKIIEMNQVSFKYDREWVVKDVNLSIEQGQFLGLVGPNGSGKSTLIKLMLGLQKADRGSVKLFGQPLKQFNQWQEIGFVSQKANSFNSGFPATVIEVVKTGLVSRIGAFRFFNKNHKQKAMEALRTVEMEDYADVSIGELSGGQQQRVFIARALVSDPALLILDEPTVGVDAEHVTAFYNLLGKLNKEKGISLLMITHDIGTITEHATHVVCMNKTIHFHGASEEYKEFDEEDLNRLYGHSVQQLTHNHEVSHS
- a CDS encoding metal ABC transporter permease, which encodes MISGFLEYEFLQNAAVTGLLIGIVAPLLGVFIVVRRLSLIADALSHITLTGIAASLLLEKRVSSINELNPVYMGMVFSVGGAILIEKLRKVYKHYEELAIPIILSGGIGVGVILISLAEGFNTDLFSYLFGSVTAVSRSSMWTVVFITLAVVAIVIMFYKELFILSFDEEHAAISGVNGRWIHLMFIVMVALVIASSMQVVGILLVSALMTLPVAAALRIASSFKQTIGLSIFFGEFSVILGLISSYHLSVPPGGTIVVIAILVLIMAILFKKVRNQLHVKGETA
- a CDS encoding amino acid ABC transporter permease: MFSVDVREINLEKFFVPERAWENLPFILEGVPYTLLVAVIGMGIGLILGFFLALARSSGNRLLRWPARLYISFMRGTPVLVYLFVLYFGLPILGITLSAVMSAIIGFGTNSAAYIAEINRSSLGSVAKGQWESARALGLSYWQTMRRIIVPQATRIAIPPLSNVFLDLLKATSLAAMISVPEILNQAQIVAGRTNDSMTMYVLAALVYWPLTMVFSFLQDRLEKRYSKYL